The nucleotide sequence AAATTGAGAATTATAGATAATACTCGTCATTCATTGGTAATGCTCTGTAATTGCACTTCCATTTTCTTATCCTCAGCACCTTCACTAAATAAATTTCCAGATTTATGAAAAACTTGTTCAAGACCTATCTTGAACCTGACTTTTGTTATTAAATCATAATTTGCTTTTGCTTAAGATCTTTCTCTGTTCTCCTTGGTGTTAGTAGATATTCCtctctatttattatttgataggCAGAGCTATAATTGAGATCAGCTGCTGGCataatatttgcaaaaaattcataTGTTGACAATGAAATGATaaagtgaataattttcaatcaaatagtgataatattcatatttcaatacattcaacaagacaatacaattatttaaaatacctAGCTTTgctaaattttaaaaatagtgcATATTCCATGCTTTACTGATCAATTACCTGCTGCTTCTCTGGGTCCATTGTATTCTTGGGAAACTTCTccatttctgaatattttcaaagtaggGTAACCACTTACACTGTGCTTATTACAAGTTTCTTTGCCACCTTCTGTGCAGTCTACTTTGACCAAGGCAACTGGGGGATCATTTCTGATTAAATCTTCAGCAGCTTTTGCATATTCTGGCTTTAATCTCTTACAATGTCCACAcctttaaaatcaatatttattagcGAAATAAACcttgtgtaaatttttttaacgtttttgtCCTATTAAAGACGATAAATATTCATGGAaaccttttttatttctataaaatttcatctatagaaatatgaaaaatttgttgtgaaaataCAGTGTATTTTACCCATTACATTTTCTATATGgcaaaaaattcaatgtttcaGAAGctggaaatttataaaaattacgaCAAAACGCTAGATCTATTATATATTGCCATTAAGTCTGGCAATAATGCAGTGGGGACTGGACAGGAattcataaatttgataatcacaattaatttattagtagtttttactgtgcgtaaaattaaaaattagagaCTTACCAAGGAGCATAAAACATAACCAGAGCAGTTTGATGTTCGGCTATTCTGGATTCAAAATCACTATCCGATAACTCTAAAACATCCTCTTCTCTTGCGAAGCAAGTATAGAAAAGTAGAGGTATGacgaaaatttggaataaatacattttcttatttttaaccGGCTTAACAATTTTTCGATGCGACCTCAAGACCTTTGCGTAAAAGAATCCTTGGATCTGACGATACGTGGCTTTTAAAATGCGCAAGACAACGTGTTGTCGGTTGTTTATTGGTTACTATGATGTATCTAAATAATATGATTGGCTGCGAACGTGGAAACATAGATGAAATACATTGTTTGTGATGATGTGGTTGATCTATGGATTATATCCCTTCCAACGTAACccacatttaaataaataacttatgtTCCCGAGGTCCACAAATTCTGTAAAGGTTCCTTCTGTAAGTAACCTagataacataaataaatatctttatttatcTATGTAGTTTAGTGttacctagcctaacctaactaaTTAGTATTTTTACGCTGCATGTGAACATAGTGGGCGAGACAATCGGGTAACCAAAGATTCGTCAAAATAGTGATTGGCTCCACAGAACATACCCTTCGGAGACCCTGTGGAGCCCATCAGTATATTGACTCATCTTTTGTTACACGATTGCCTGGCCCATTATGTTCACATGGAGCGGATTAAATGCGGTGCGATATGTGCGTCATAAACTTTTAGGtcaacaaattattgaaatatgcgtcaaaaatataaattcaattattatttggaacACCACAAAATCAGAGAgaacatgaaattataaaactattggagagaaaaaatactgaatatcaattttttaaaaatgtatttatttactcataaaaactcaatttcaccTAACAACACAGAGCATACCAACATAGGCTATGTACTGTACCTAACAACTTACATTAATTTCTTGGTTTATTCATATGATACTTCTCAAATGCGATTGAAGATTTATTTCTAGATCAGGTGTGACTGCAATTGGTGGAAATATATTCACTTAAGAGGAATTTATGGGGAAAAAAGATTTAGAATGAGAAAGAAACAATTGACAAGGTGTAATTGTACTTCCATGGTACGTAATTTCtaaaaagtaacattttttcattgagATTATTAATGTGGttattttagtttaaataattgtttaagcTTTCGAGAAAAAAACCTTGAATGATAATGACTTTACTTACGTCAAATTCAAAAGTAGCACAATATACCACTAGAGAAAATGCCTAActtaatcaaaataaagaaaaacgcAGAAGAAGACTAATGGAGTTTAACTTTTGACACTGGTAAACAGGTGATTAGTTTTAGATAAGTTTTGCTGTGGTGGTTAGTATTGACGGTgagatcaataaaaaaatgttttcagttGTGAAAATGTTCGTTATAActttataagtttttaaaagatGGAGGAAACAATGACTACTTCCCAGGGTGGCGAATCTGATATGGATTGTTCagataatgaattttatgaTGATTATTATAATACCAATGACGATATTGATATAGAACAAGTTGACCCGAGAAAAATTGATcctgaatattttgaatttagcTGTCTCTTGGAAGAACAGGTGGATAGACTTCTCAATGAAACGGTTGAGACCTTAAGTAACAATTTACAAATATCGCCTTCACTTGCAAaagtaaataaactttttagCTTTAAAACTAGTTTTCTAAATTGAAGAATAGGCCCTTGggtatatatacatacataacaaaatattcgaaattGGGAAATTGGTCGACGAGACCTCAATGTTTTTACCtgttataaaaactaattattaatcaaaacaaatttgaaatcagTTTTAAATGTTCTCTTGGGtagttgaatatatatatatatatatatatatatatatatatatatatatatatatatatatatatatatatatatatatatatatatatatatattgtttgtaAAGAGGTTGTATTTAGGCCACTAGTTTTCGGaagtttttatcaatattcagaaaatatcTGCTGAAATGATTAAATGCAAATAAACTTACTGTGGATAACTTTGAAGTAGTTAATAGCAACCACTTTTTTATACTTTAcctagaaaatatttgtaacaaaattgCTAGAACAGTAATagacaatttttctatttataaaagttGGAAGAATACTATTTGTACTATACTATCAATTTTTACCATGACTTAACAGTTTTTTATCTGATCTATTATAGGTTTTGTTACATAACAATCAATGGAATATTATTGAGGTAactaaaatattcaatgaaaaccCTACACAAACATTAATTGCAGCTAGAATTGAACCTCCCACATCACCAAATAGTATACTTTTAACTAGATATGTCAATTGCCCAGTTTGTGTAACAGTTCAACCCTTGGACAAATTCTACAGTTTATCTTGTGCACATATGTTTTGTAAAGATTGTTGGATCATGCATTTTGAAGTACAAATCAATCAAGTGagttattgtaaatatttctcCAGTATGTTATTATAAaacttctaaaaattattttagggCATTTCCACAGGAATAGCATGTATGGCTAGAGATTGTGTGGTATTAGCCCCAGAAGATTTTGTGTTAAAGCACCTACACCTACCAAGTATGAGAGAAAAATATCAACAGTTCTCATTCCAAGATTATGTAAAATCACATCCTCAGTTGAGATTTTGTCCAGGTCCCAATTGTTCCATTGTAGTACACAGTAAAGAAGTCAAAGCTAAAAGGGCAAATTGCAATAAatgtaaaacaatattttgtttcaagtatgtataaattaatttttattcaatacatgTTCCAATACGTAAggaaatatacaataaaacttTTGTTGGAACTATACAAAATAGAGTTgaagttaaaatttattaacaaacttaacattattagaaatccatgtaaaaaaatttcaataactggGACACTgctttaattaaattaattaaatggaAGAccttataatattaaatatagataACATATGCaaaattacttataataataaaggtatgaacatattaatttttcgaaatattttatttcatgattTGTTAATTAATGTTGAATCATATATTACCAAAATTAGTAATACTGTAATAAAAAAGTGCAAAAACGCTTTTTGAAATGCTTTGAAACACATTGTGAAAAGAGATTGTTAAAAGGAATGACAAATTTGTTAAgggacaataaaaaaatgagggGAAAGTTTTTCTAGTTATGGAGTTGAGAGTTAACAGTCACGAAGAAAAGGCGATAGAAAGTATTAATTTGTAGTTAGTAgaagtaataaaatgaaaattttttggataaagaaaagaaattgaaattccCGAGAGTCCATTGAAGGTACTTAATATATATTAtgtacttcttttgtttttgggtgttttagattttaacgTAGTGAAacatttgtaaatatatatattatattatatatatatatatatatatatatatataaataaatatatatatatatatatatatatatatatttatatagccAAATTCTCAATACGAAAATGTTTGATCTTGATAATAACTTCAAAGTGAGAGCTGAAACGTAACGTTGcgaattttgagaattttcaaaaacaagtaacaatcaaaatagaacaaaataataaaatcaattttcttgatgttgcattatataaaactaacaataacataagaacagaatggaaTACAAAACGAATTCTTCCCCAATacatttaaactttaattcatatcatccataaaaacattaaagaaaaagataaatagataatataatcaattaagaaacttGACATTAAAACATAAACCATTTTTCTTACTATAGGTACAAGGACTTTCCAAACaactattgaattatttcaataaatatggtattattataagtcataaaggatataataaattatccaaatatttcaataatctaaaacaccaaaaaaaaataattaaaatcatgtatcaagtaccttgtaatgattgtgaGTGTTTACATAGAGTAGAtatcataatatttagaaaatagattaaaaggtcatcaatacgagaaaaaagtaaaactgcattaacaaaccatgaaTGTATGTCAAgaaacatacattcaattacaaagattcaaaatttcttgaaacggaaaatactatatacatgaaaaatagattttttagaaatggttcacatacatAGGAACGAGAAAACGGTTAATGATATAAAATACTTAAACATTGGTCAGTCTAAGAGATCACTCACCAATCTGATTATCTCTTTCAAAAGTGACTGCAAATTATAACTGTACAGATGCTGAACATGTTTTCTATAAATGTCATTCTATGGATTATAAATCTGCCAAAATTTTAACAACTAACAATATCTACCAAAAAAGCCTATTTCTAAGAACAACATGTATTGCTCAAAATGATCGATgtattaaaaaactgatttaaataagcatagtgtaatataatttttgta is from Diorhabda carinulata isolate Delta chromosome 1, icDioCari1.1, whole genome shotgun sequence and encodes:
- the LOC130900346 gene encoding potential E3 ubiquitin-protein ligase ariadne-2 — encoded protein: MEETMTTSQGGESDMDCSDNEFYDDYYNTNDDIDIEQVDPRKIDPEYFEFSCLLEEQVDRLLNETVETLSNNLQISPSLAKVLLHNNQWNIIEVTKIFNENPTQTLIAARIEPPTSPNSILLTRYVNCPVCVTVQPLDKFYSLSCAHMFCKDCWIMHFEVQINQGISTGIACMARDCVVLAPEDFVLKHLHLPSMREKYQQFSFQDYVKSHPQLRFCPGPNCSIVVHSKEVKAKRANCNKCKTIFCFKCGCDYHAPTDCLVIKKWLTKCADDSETANYISAHTKDCPKCHICIEKNGGCNHMQCYNCKHDFCWMCLGDWKSHGSEYYECSRYRENPNIAHESVHAQAREALKKYLHYYERWENHSKSLKLEEQTLEKMRSRINQKVMSGLGTWIDWQYLFTAANLLAKCRYTLQYTYPYAYYMDTGSRKELFEYQQAQLEAEIENLSWKIERAETTDRGDLENQMDIAEKRRTTLLKDFLDV